From one Opitutales bacterium genomic stretch:
- a CDS encoding DUF2442 domain-containing protein: protein MKSEMNGIGTSESIPDIQVQGISPHGFWLLTKEREYFLDFESFPWFKEAKIDQIFSVKLLNGHHLFWNELDVDLELDSLDEPERFPLVSKTS from the coding sequence ATGAAATCAGAAATGAATGGAATCGGCACTTCGGAATCAATTCCTGACATTCAGGTTCAGGGAATCTCCCCGCATGGTTTTTGGCTTTTAACCAAGGAAAGAGAATATTTCTTAGACTTCGAATCATTCCCGTGGTTTAAGGAAGCAAAGATAGACCAGATCTTTAGCGTCAAGCTGTTGAACGGGCACCACCTGTTCTGGAATGAGCTCGATGTAGACTTAGAACTCGATTCTTTGGATGAACCAGAGAGATTCCCTCTAGTATCGAAAACATCCTAA
- a CDS encoding GxxExxY protein: MHENEIGDEIISSAIEVHRELGPGLLEIVYEVALAHLLVSKGIQCERQVQIPIQFRGIQFDEGFRADLIVSDKVIVELKSKTQINAADRKQIQTQLRLTKLKLGYLLNFGEALLKDGIIRAVNGLEE; the protein is encoded by the coding sequence ATGCACGAGAATGAAATCGGTGATGAAATCATTAGCTCTGCCATTGAGGTTCACAGAGAGCTGGGTCCAGGTTTACTCGAAATCGTCTATGAGGTCGCACTGGCGCATTTATTGGTCTCGAAAGGTATCCAATGCGAAAGGCAGGTTCAGATCCCAATTCAATTTCGCGGCATCCAGTTTGATGAAGGCTTTCGCGCAGACTTGATCGTATCGGACAAAGTCATCGTAGAACTTAAATCAAAGACACAAATAAACGCAGCTGACCGAAAACAAATCCAAACTCAACTGAGGCTCACCAAACTCAAACTAGGCTATCTTCTAAATTTTGGAGAAGCTTTATTGAAAGACGGCATCATAAGAGCCGTAAACGGCCTAGAAGAATAA